The Staphylococcus simiae genome includes the window AAATCTGAAGCTGCAGCAAAAGCTTTGAATAAAACAGTTATAGCTGATGATAGTGGACTCGAAGTATTTGCATTAAATGGAGAGCCTGGAATATATTCAGCTCGATACGCTGGAGAAGAAAAAAGCGATGACGCTAATATCACTAAATTATTAGCAAATTTAGGTGATAATCCACATAGAGAAGCGCAATTTGTTTGTGTTATTAGTATGAGTGGACCAGACATAGAAACACAAACCTTTAAAGGAACAGTTGCTGGTGAAATCACGACTGACAAGCAAGGTGATAACGGCTTTGGATATGATCCGATTTTTTATGTTCCTAGTATAAAAAAAACAATGGCCCAATTGTCGAAAGAAGAAAAAGGACAAATCAGTCATAGAAGAAATGCTATTAATAAATTAAAAGCATATTTGAAGGATGGTCAACATGTCTAAATGGATTATAATTAGTGACAATCATAATGAGTCAGGGATATTATATGACATATATGAAATGCATAGTGATGCTGATGTTTTTATACATTTGGGTGATTCAGAATTTGAATATAATGATACCGAATTAAGTTTATATCATCGAGTAAAAGGTAATTGTGATTTTTATCCTGAATTTCCAATGGAAGAAATAATTGATGTGAATGGAATTAAAGCTTTTTATACTCACGGACATATGTATAGTGTGAATCAAACACGTCAATTATTAGCTGATAAAGCTAAAGAATTAAGTTGTCAATTCGCATTTTATGGACATACACATGTAGCAAAATATGAAAATATTGACGGCATACATGTCATCAATCCAGGAAGTATTTCACAGTCAAGAAGTTCAGAAGAAGAAACTTTCGCTGAGATAATGATAGACGACGACAACCAAACAGGAACAATCAATTTTAGAAATCGTAACAACAAAATTATTAGACACACTTCCTTCTGAAAGAAGGTTAGTGTGTCTTATGCATTTATGAGGCACGAATAAATGTAAACGAAAAGAACTTCCTTCTGAAAGAAGGTTAGTGTGTCTTATGCATTTATGAGGCACGAATAAATGTAAACGAAAAGAACTTCCTTCTGAAAGAAGGTTAGTGTGTCTTATAATCGCTAATATGTTTATCAAACCATTTATTAAGAAACAATTAATAAATAGTTAATGGTTATTATCATTTTTATCTTTTATTATATTTTTATCAAATATAGTAAGGATGGTATTAAAAATGATTAAAAAATATGCAACAAAAGCAATATTAAGTGCAACGATTATTGGTATATCAACAACAATTTTTAGTAATATTTCGCAGGCTCAACAACAACCACAATATAATAGTTATGCTAATAACTACCATAATAATACGTTAATAAAATTGAGTGAAGCTAAAAAAGCTGTTGCAGAATTCCAACGTAAAAGAACAATTGCTACACATCGAAAAGCTCAAAGAGCTGTTAACTTAGTACATTTTGATTATAAATATGAAAAGAAAAAACTTCAAAAACAAATTGATATCGTATTAAAATATAATATTTTAAAATAAAGTATCGTAATGTATAACAGAAAAGTTTAAATAAGCACTTAAAAGCTGAGACAGTAAAAATGTTTCAGCTTTTTTAGGTTCTTTTTTTTAGGACTGATAAATAAAAAAATAATTATGTATCAGTCCAATTTAGGATAGAACCCTTTTTTAATTCTATGATAAATAATTTTATTAATTTAATGAATGTGTTTTTAAATTATAAAAAAGGCCCTATCAATAAGATAGGGAAATTAGTTTAAAAACCTTTTCTTTTAACTTGTCTAAATACAAAAACTCCAAATATTACCAAATTAATAAATTGTAATGTTTTTAAAGTTAAGGATGAGAGTGGTAATACAAATATACCTAAAAAGAAATTTAAAGTAACAAAAATAAGTGTAATTGCCAATAGTATTTGTTGAGATTTTGGCATGTTATTTTCTTTGTTATTATTATTCATTTAACTATCCTCCATTTTAGAACCAATTTATCTTATATGATGGGTTATTAATAGACAAAAAAAGAATCCCAATATTATGGGATCCTTAATTTCGAAAAGTATTTTATTTTCGTATATTAGCGTCCTGGGAGGGATTCGAACCCCCGACCGATGGCTTAGAAGGCCATTGCTCTATCCAGCTGAGCTACCAGGACATCTTTAATAACACAAAACTAATTATAGCTAAATAAAATTGATTAAGCAATACCTTAATTATAAAAAATATTTATATTTTTCACTATTTTAGAGCATTTCAACTAAAAATAACTAATAGCATATCAATAAAATGTAAACAATTAAATTGCATTAATGACACTTTGGAATGCTTAACTGTTTAATTCTGGAATATATTGTACGAATTTGTATTGCAAAACACTTTCTATGAATTATCTATCCAATTGTATACGTTTTATTTTATAGTGTAAATAACAAATCGATAACATGTAATACAGTTATTAATCGTTTTGTTAAATAATCGAAGGATGAGGAGTGTTTTCAATGGAAGGTTTATTCAATGCAATTAAAGAAACAGTAACAGCAGCTATAAATAATGATGGTGCAAAATTAGGTACAAGCATTGTTGATATCGTTGAAAATGGTGTGGGTATCGTTTCTAAATTATTTGGTTTTTAAAATATGTAAGATAAATATATATTTGAAATGGAGAGATAACAATGACAAAATTAGCAGAAGCAATTGCAAGTACTGTACAAGCAGCACAACAACATGATAGCGCTAAGTTAGGAACTAGCATTGTTGATATCGTTTCTAATGGTGTTGGCTTGTTAGGTAAATTATTTGGATTTTAATATCTATTAATCTTCTTAAAAAATTGTTTTACAAGTAATCTATTCTGTGTTCAAAATTAATTATGATATATGACAACCATTTAAGGATTTTCTCGACCTTAAATGGTTGTTTTTTGTATTTAACTATTGATATCAAAATTATGATTAATTTGCTATGATAATGAATAAGTTAAAAAAGACAAAAGGGGAAATCATATTGACTTATCAATGTATATTATTAGATTTTGACGATACTATAGTAGATTTTTATGATGCAGAAGAACAAGGCTTTTTTCATATGACGCAACAATTTAATCATAATGCAACTATAGAAGACTTCCAACTATTTAAAAAAATAAACAAACAGCATTGGGAAGCTTTTCAACAAAATAAATTTACAAAAGAACAAATATTATCGCGTCGTTTTGAAATGTATTTTAATCATCATAATATGAAGGTCGATGGTAGGGAAGTAGATTTCTTGTATAGAGAAGGATTGGCTAAAGCTAACATAAAATATTTTGATAATACATTAGAAACTATTGCAGAGCTATCAAATAATCATAAGTTATACATTGTTACTAATGGAGTTACAGAAACGCAACAACGGAGATTACAACAAACACCTCTAGATAAATATATGGACGGTATTTTCATTTCTGAACAAACTGGTTCTCAAAAACCTAATAAAGCGTTTTTTGATTATGTGTTTAAAGATATAGGAGAGCATTATAGAGATAATTCGATTATAGTTGGAGATTCTCTTACTTCTGATATTTTAGGTGCTCAAAATGCAGGTATAGCAAGTTGTTGGTTTAATGTTAGAAATTTTGCCAATAATACTACGATACAACCTACATATGAAATAAATAATTTAAAACAATTAATCAATATTGTAAAATAATGCAAAAAGCAAACTAAGAAGTTATTAAGTTATCTTAGTTTGCTTTGATTCTAATATTATCTGTTGTTAGTAAGATTAATTTAATATTATTAGTTACTTTTAGGTTTCCATAATAAAACATCATGACCTTCAGGATTTTTTGCTTCGACATCTTCAAATCCATGATGTAAGAAAAAGTTTTTAGAATCATTTCTACCAATTGCTTTAATTGGCATATTGAAACTTTTAGCATAATCTATTAATTCAGTTGCGTAGCCCCTATGTTGATATTTTGGTAAAACTTCTAGTTTCCACAATAATAAGTAATCTTCGAATTCTGGAAAATAAATTTCTTCAACGTCGCCTTTTCTAAGTAGTGCCATACGTGCGCCAAGTTGCTCACCAACAAAGATACCATAAAAAGGTGAGTCTGAACTTGCATCAATAATTTGACCATTTAATTCATCAATCATGTATAAATCTTTATTACCAAATTCTCTAAAATTTTCAAAAAGCTCATCAGTTTTATAATTAATTTCGAGATGTTTTATATTACCCATTGTTTATCTCCCCTTTAATTTGATAACTATCTTTATTATAGCGTAAAGTATATGTAACTTTCATTCATTTATACCATGATGAGAGCAATTGTTTTGATAATTGAAATAAAACATAACATTATAAGCCGTAAAATTGTCATATTGAAGTATAGTCTTTATACTGTTATGTGTAATCGCGTACTGAAGGAGAAAAAACATGGACTGTAAAGTAATTAACTTAAATGAAAAAGATCAGTTTATACCTAAATTGGAAGCAGATGATCCACAGATTTCACAATTATATAAATATGATATGAATGCTGAACAAAGTTTTGAACAAAAAATGAATGCTACGAATAATGGAAGAGAGCAAGAACTTGCTAATATTATTCAGTCGTATATGAGAGATTTATCTATCACGACACAGCAACAACGAAATATTGAAAATTTAGCTAGTGGTAGTAAAGTTGTTATTGGAGGTCAACAAGCTGGCTTATTTGGTGGCCCTTTATATACGTTTCACAAAATCTTCTCTATTATAACTTTAGCTAATGAATTAAGTGAGAAGTATCATCAGCAAGTTATCCCTGTATTCTGGATAGCTGGAGAAGATCATGATTTTGATGAAGTTAATCATACGTTTGTTTATAATGAGCAAGATGCGTCATTACATAAAGTTAAATATCATACTATGGAAGCACTAGAAACAACAGTATCAAGATTTGTGCCAGAAAAAGAAGAGTTAAAACGTGCTTTAGTTGATATGTTTAAACAGTTTAAAGAGACTGAGCATAGTAAAAGTTTGTATGAATTATGTGTATCCATTATTGATAGCTATCATTCTTGGACAGATATGTTTAAAGCTTTACTTCACGAAGTTTTTAAAGATTA containing:
- a CDS encoding XTP/dITP diphosphatase; amino-acid sequence: MKDIVIASNNQGKINDFKVIFPEYNVIGISELIPNFDVEETGTTFEANAKLKSEAAAKALNKTVIADDSGLEVFALNGEPGIYSARYAGEEKSDDANITKLLANLGDNPHREAQFVCVISMSGPDIETQTFKGTVAGEITTDKQGDNGFGYDPIFYVPSIKKTMAQLSKEEKGQISHRRNAINKLKAYLKDGQHV
- a CDS encoding YfcE family phosphodiesterase, which encodes MSKWIIISDNHNESGILYDIYEMHSDADVFIHLGDSEFEYNDTELSLYHRVKGNCDFYPEFPMEEIIDVNGIKAFYTHGHMYSVNQTRQLLADKAKELSCQFAFYGHTHVAKYENIDGIHVINPGSISQSRSSEEETFAEIMIDDDNQTGTINFRNRNNKIIRHTSF
- a CDS encoding fibrinogen-binding protein; translation: MIKKYATKAILSATIIGISTTIFSNISQAQQQPQYNSYANNYHNNTLIKLSEAKKAVAEFQRKRTIATHRKAQRAVNLVHFDYKYEKKKLQKQIDIVLKYNILK
- a CDS encoding beta-class phenol-soluble modulin, translating into MEGLFNAIKETVTAAINNDGAKLGTSIVDIVENGVGIVSKLFGF
- a CDS encoding beta-class phenol-soluble modulin, with protein sequence MTKLAEAIASTVQAAQQHDSAKLGTSIVDIVSNGVGLLGKLFGF
- a CDS encoding YjjG family noncanonical pyrimidine nucleotidase — encoded protein: MTYQCILLDFDDTIVDFYDAEEQGFFHMTQQFNHNATIEDFQLFKKINKQHWEAFQQNKFTKEQILSRRFEMYFNHHNMKVDGREVDFLYREGLAKANIKYFDNTLETIAELSNNHKLYIVTNGVTETQQRRLQQTPLDKYMDGIFISEQTGSQKPNKAFFDYVFKDIGEHYRDNSIIVGDSLTSDILGAQNAGIASCWFNVRNFANNTTIQPTYEINNLKQLINIVK
- a CDS encoding N-acetyltransferase is translated as MGNIKHLEINYKTDELFENFREFGNKDLYMIDELNGQIIDASSDSPFYGIFVGEQLGARMALLRKGDVEEIYFPEFEDYLLLWKLEVLPKYQHRGYATELIDYAKSFNMPIKAIGRNDSKNFFLHHGFEDVEAKNPEGHDVLLWKPKSN